The Diospyros lotus cultivar Yz01 chromosome 15, ASM1463336v1, whole genome shotgun sequence genome has a window encoding:
- the LOC127792060 gene encoding 14-3-3-like protein D, whose translation MASSKERENFVYIAKLAEQAERYEEMVDSMKKVANLDVELTVEERNLISVGYKNVVGARRASWRILSSIEQKEESRGSDQNVKRIKEYRQKVELELTNICNDIMTVIDEHLIPSCAGGESTVFFYKMKGDYYRYLAEFKTGNERKEVADHSMKAYETATTAAEAELPPTHPIRLGLALNYSVFYYEIMNSPERACHLAKQAFDEAISELDTLNEESYKDSTLIMQLLRDNLTLWTSDIPEDGDDAQRTEGTAKVGGAEDAD comes from the exons ATGGCTTCGTCCAAAGAGCGGGAGAACTTCGTCTATATCGCCAAGCTTGCCGAGCAGGCCGAGCGCTACGAAG AAATGGTGGATTCGATGAAGAAGGTCGCGAATCTGGACGTTGAATTGACGGTTGAGGAGAGGAATTTGATCTCTGTAGGCTACAAGAATGTGGTTGGGGCTCGGCGAGCGTCCTGGAGGATACTGTCGTCGATTGAGCAGAAGGAAGAGTCGAGGGGGAGCGATCAGAATGTCAAGAGGATCAAGGAGTACAGACAAAAGGTTGAATTGGAGCTTACCAACATTTGCAATGATATCATGACCGTGATTGACGAACACCTCATTCCTTCGTGTGCCGGTGGAGAATCAACCGTGTTTTTCTATAAAAT GAAAGGGGACTATTATCGGTATCTTGCTGAATTTAAGACTGGTAATGAGAGGAAAGAGGTTGCTGATCACTCAATGAAAGCATATGAG ACGGCAACCACTGCTGCAGAAGCTGAGTTGCCTCCTACACATCCCATCCGGTTGGGTTTAGCTTTGAATTACTCAGTCTTTTATTATGAGATTATGAACTCACCTGAAAG GGCTTGTCACCTTGCAAAGCAAGCTTTTGATGAAGCCATTTCAGAGCTTGATACTTTGAACGAGGAATCATACAAGGATAGCACCTTGATTATGCAGCTCCTTAGGGATAATCTGACTTTGTGGACTTCTGACATACCAGAGGATGGAg ACGATGCCCAGAGGACCGAGGGGACAGCCAAAGTTGGAGGGGCGGAGGATGCAGAT TGA